A window of the Verrucomicrobiia bacterium genome harbors these coding sequences:
- a CDS encoding purine-nucleoside phosphorylase, with product MGHKVTDRNELRRAVGFCRRVSLEAPPLAIVLGSCFGNVAEAFQGGWVPTGKIPGCPKPSVPGHAGRWGWGNLGKAPVLLIAGRVHYYERRNMAEVTFAIRTLAEYGVRNVLFTNAAGCLNARWRCGDLMQVRDHINFMGVNPLCEMGWKSSEDFVDLSATYDGDLREGLLLAAIKAGIKLREGVYLAVSGPSYETPAEIRAFRQWGADAVGMSTVPEAIVARRYGMKVAALSCLTNMAAGLTKKTISHDEVMAAGSENNHRNSELIRIFAQKFAPDAKAG from the coding sequence ATGGGGCATAAAGTTACAGACCGCAATGAGTTGCGCCGGGCCGTGGGCTTTTGCCGCCGGGTAAGCCTGGAGGCGCCGCCGCTGGCCATCGTCTTGGGCAGCTGTTTCGGAAACGTGGCAGAGGCTTTTCAGGGGGGGTGGGTGCCAACGGGCAAGATTCCCGGCTGTCCAAAGCCTTCGGTGCCGGGACATGCAGGACGATGGGGCTGGGGCAACTTGGGAAAAGCCCCGGTGTTATTGATAGCGGGGCGGGTTCATTATTACGAACGCCGGAACATGGCGGAAGTCACCTTTGCCATCCGGACATTGGCGGAGTATGGTGTGCGAAACGTCCTGTTCACCAATGCTGCCGGCTGCCTTAATGCCCGATGGCGTTGCGGGGACTTGATGCAGGTCCGCGATCATATCAACTTCATGGGGGTAAACCCTTTATGCGAAATGGGTTGGAAAAGTTCTGAAGATTTTGTAGATTTGTCGGCAACCTATGATGGTGACTTGCGGGAAGGGCTGTTACTCGCCGCCATTAAAGCAGGAATAAAGTTGAGAGAAGGCGTATATCTTGCTGTCTCAGGACCAAGTTATGAGACGCCGGCGGAGATTAGGGCCTTTCGGCAGTGGGGGGCGGATGCTGTCGGTATGAGTACGGTGCCGGAAGCGATTGTGGCGCGGCGTTACGGGATGAAAGTAGCTGCGCTTTCCTGCCTCACAAATATGGCGGCAGGATTGACGAAAAAGACGATCTCGCACGATGAGGTGATGGCTGCGGGTAGTGAAAACAATCATCGAAACAGCGAGTTAATACGGATTTTTGCACAGAAGTTTGCGCCAGATGCAAAGGCTGGTTAG